GATTTCTATACAAATTTTGCTAGTAGCGGCAGGGATGGAaagcatgcgctgtaagaagtatACCGGACTATTTGTGGACCTGATCACAGATCTATTGTATTTGAagtttattacatgttttgtacCCTCTAGATCCAACTTAATGCGTGAAGGCCACTAAATTCAGAATCTGTTCTGTTTACAGGCGAGGTGATCACttctgtaagtttttttttattatttatacctATCATGTCTTATCCCTTTAAGATATTAAGAACAGAGTTTTCTGCCAACAGTTTCATTTTAATCGACCCCTCGTTGATAAAGCAGTCCATAGTGTCTGAAAGCTTTCACAGTTTAACACCGAAACTCACCGATTAAAAACGTGCACATTTCTTTCAGGATGTATGAATCAGTATTAAACCAAACTTTTCTGGGTGTCCGACATATTTTCAGCAAAAGACGGAGAaattgtgtgtttattgtttgttttcagcCACGCACCTGCCCTCTTCTCCCTTGTTTACCCCTAATTGACTGCGCTCAAACCCAAAGCACGACTTACCAGTTTGAAGGCCGCTCTTGCCCAGGATGCCCAGTCTGTACCCAGCCCAAACAGTAAATGCTTCAATGTGGCATCATTGATTAGCTCAGACTTAATCAGTGGCTTTTTGGATTAAAAAAAGGATGGAGGATGCAGTCTTCAATAAAACTCAGTTGTATCCAATAGAAATGGTGTGTTTCTCATCACTCACTTGAGCGATCTTTAAGTTTTCTGATCCATATATTACCTGATTCTCACCCGGACCAGGTAAAAGTTTAAAACGACGTCCAAGGCTGCTGATCGACAAGGTTTTATcttttttctatgtataaataaatacctacTAAGAATGTCCCTCAACTCTCTTCATATCGTGATTCTAAATCCATCGAAGTTTTGTAAACAGGGGCTTCCGTGAcagagtggttagcatgccagcgcagcaTATGCCTCTGGTGCCTCTCAACAAaagtggtcgctgtgagttcaagtgcagctcaggACGGCTTCTTCTTCGGTCGgacgtgggaaagtcttgcagcaacatgtacaaattatcGTCGGTCTTCCACATCTTGAAGTTTATTCAGCTTACGCTTGGTCTCCCacattttgatgtttgtttataCAGCTTACCATCAGTTTTTCACGTGGCAATGTTTGTTTATACAACTTACACTCATTCTCCCGCATATTGATGTTTGTTTATACAGCTTACGCTCGGTTTTCCGCTTCTTGATGTTTGTTTATACAACTTACCCTCGTTCTCCCGCatcttgatgtttgtttttacagctTACGCTCGTTCTCCCGAATCttgatgtttatttatacaGCTTACGCTCGGTCTCCCGCATCTTGACGTTTGTTTATACAGCTTACCCTCGTTCTCCCGCATCTTGATGTTTGTTTATACAGCTTACACTCGGTCTCCCGCatcttgatgtttgtttttacagctTACCCTCGTTCTCCCGCATCTTGATGTTTGTTTATACGGCTTACGCTCGGTCTCCCGTATCTTGATGTTTGTTTATACAGCTTACGCTCGGTCTCCCGCatcttgatgtttgtttttacagctTACCCTCGTTCTCCCGCATCTTGATGTTTGTTTATACAGCTTACGCTCGGTCTCCCGCATCTTGATGTTTGTTTATGCAGCTTACGCTCGGTCTCCCGCatcttgatgtttgtttttacagctTACGCTCGTTCTCCTGCATCttgatgtttgtttattcaGCTTACTCTCGATCTTCCATATCTTGATGTTTGCTTATCAATTTTGTTGGAGATTAAGACCACTCTGAACGCTGCTGATATCATGACAAATGTAGGCTACACATCGGTGTGTGGCTGTAAAGTAAGACCTTGCATTTTAACACACTATTGCCTTTCGGTGTTCAGTTAAAGCAAAAATCACACGTACTATGCAATGGATACAATTCCGGCCTCCGCGGCAAAGGACTCCTTACAACTAGACAGCTCAGTGCAtcagtgaggtgtaattttttccatgcagaaaaacaagtaaagcTTATATCAATATGAAGTACAGTTACTGGacaacatgtgtgtgaaaaaaaaatagagtgATGCAATTTATACTTTTGTTtcatcaaaagacaaaagtaggGTCCAAGCCATAGTTTGCTATTTTAGGCGTTTTCCTTCGGGAATTGCcttcataattaaaatatgattaCGTCATCCgaaatcatttccacatatttggtcTCTAGTTAGGGAATAGTAAGCCATAGCGTATAGGTTCACCCAGTCATATTTttatacaccaaaacaaaaaatgaaataatttggatGTTCAGAGGAACTCTACATTCACCATAATATTTCATGGCTTTTAAAGCATTGTTAGCTTAAAAAGGTTGTGTCGAATAGGATAACGAGTTCGATTCGTATAACTGGATACGTGTTTTTCAGTACTTACAGTGAACAGAAAGTCAGTCACTAAAGCTGAATTTATTAataacgccgtattcaagaaatgttctgaaaatattaaaaaaattctacaccgtttatcaacaaagtaaatagCAAACTATCGTCAGTAACTAGCCACTTATTTGGgaacgccattttgccatgtgatagctatctagagtgacgtcacaaaacctaggagctctgcCGTACCATCAGTACTTAACAATGAGACAATACAAACGAAAAACCCATGATACCCAAGCAAAGaatatcagctctgttccgtgttccaGGGGCGacgtttcttttagtttggcgctcggtcagggcgatgttcgtgaaaacaagcgtcgtgttttagcgatCCTGTTCACCTTCGTCATGCATGGGTGTAATCATttgcctagctggctgtaccgacttcagggaatttaccgaacatagcacaACCTtttgattgataacagactctttattcagattttgggaagatattttcgtaataaatctggtaaggaaaaataatgcgaGTAGTCGTtttcagttccctgctcataagtgtgtggttcaaaatgcatcactGTAACACTTCAACTGACCGCAAATTCCAAAATATTGCATCAATAtatgtctatccactataagaaatcGCACTGACAATGGAGAGCTAATATGTTTTTTGACGTGAccgccaattatcacgtgacgctttcagcgctggTGATTGGCCatgttcataagggcttctacaacccggctactcggagtgaattccgtcagtgccatatccccaatgctgaatttcatcttctcggctttcaaaactttatagaatttttagatatattttttttgataactgtgtcctaatttattttttctgtgtatatataatggcagacttcatgttcactttaacaaagTGAGGTAATGGAGAGGGGGGTGGAGGATAACTTGAACCacacaagaaattcttttttttatttcttcatatactGTCAAGctatattttcatgtaaatctatacagattcTTCCAGTAGAAGCTCAACGCTATTTACTTCGACTATATAACAGTATATCGTACAACTACATAGAGAACAGAGGCATTTGTTTATCAGTTTAACTTCGTAATAAGTGTCTATcaaagacactgtcatatattcacggCATACTTCGCAAgacaaaatttgtttcaaataccaacattagacgGAAAAGATTTTTATCCTATGCATTTAACGGCATGCAGTAGGCTGATTGTTAGCAAAGAATATTTTAACTTCCCCTCTTTCATCGGCTACACGTGTTATATAACAAGTACAACCGCATTCAGGGGAAGCCCATGCGTCATTTCGCCAACGGCTGGGAGCGATTTCCcatctagttgcaaggggtccCTTCAAGAAGAactagtgaaatcagtattcatcaaACAATAGATTTATTAATTAGATAGGGGAAAAACTTtttcaacaaaaagaaacatttatatatatatatatatatatatatatatatatatatatatatatatatatatatatatatatatatatatatatatatatatatatatatatactgttcatCATATATAAGTGTAAACATATAAAGTACACGTAAAGAAAACTTTATCTAAATGTGTACTTTCCAATGTCATTGTTAACATCTTCAAAGCGGGGACAAAGTATCAACTCTCTCTCTGCTACAGACAGAGGGAGATTTAGGGCCTTTGAAgcattattttctctttttgggTGGGAGTCTAAATCTTGTCTGATAACTTCGTGTCCACGTTCAGTGGCCAACAATGATGCGTCCTTCCCACTGGCCGTGAGACGCGTTACGTCACTACCTGCTCGAAGTAAGATGTCTACCACATCTGGTCTGCCGATAATAGCGGCCATGTGCAGAGCTGTGACGTCCTGCTCTTCTTCAAACCTAGCCGCTGTACGATCGATATCTGGAGTGTGAAGAACAAGCAAGGAGAGAAACATTTTCTGAGAATTACACACTACTGTGTGCAACAGGTCTCTCCCAGTCGGCTCCCTGTATTCCAGTGCCTTTCTCACGGAGGCGCCCGCTGCCAGGAGAGTGAGAGCGGCACTATGTCTTTTCTCCGCCACAGCCAGATAAAATGGCGTTCTGCCAAGAGAGTCCATGGCGTTAATGTGAGCAAGTTTTAAGGAGAGAATCGTACTGAAACAGATTTCGCTAGAACGCAAAAGTGCATAGTGGAGCAAATTTCCATACACTGTTAATTCCGAGTTCAAAGGAAGTATTATATCAACCCCTTGTGCAAACTCGGAGAAAATCCGAATCATTTCTTCATCAGCTGATTTCAGAACTTCCGCCCATGCCTTTGTATCGTGAATATCGCAGCCTAATTCGATAAGCCGCCGCACGATTGTTGGGCTTCGTTTTTGGACTGCTACACGTAGCAAACTGTCGCCACTTCCGTTGGTTACCACTTGGTTCTCCCAATACTTCAAAATTAACTTCGCGCACGCGTCATTGTCACCATTTAGAGCCGTATACAGAATAGTGTTCCCATCGCAGTCCGCTGATGTGAAATCACATACAGAACATCGTAACTGCTCGGACAAGCCTTGGATATCAGCAGCCCTGATATGTCGCTCCATGTCCCGAGACAGCTTCAGCAGGGTCTCCAGGTTTCTGGTGTCCCGGTTACCCGTGGATAAATGTTGGactattttgtgtaaaactgtttttcCGTCAGCAGCTTTCCTGTTTATGTCCGCCCCGTAATTCAACAGAAGATTCAGGCGACCTGATACAAACTGTGTATTGACCAAGGTCTCTAGCGGAAATGTGAGAGGTGCCGTGATATCATCTCCACTCACAGCATTAGGGTCAGCACCGCATTTTAACAACTCCTTGGTAATATCCAGCGGTGATTGGCGCTTCAGTGCCTCCACCAAAGGCGTGCTGCGGTCCCTACCTGCAATATTGGTGCTACTTCCGGCCCACAGCAATAATCTGACATCATCCCACTCGCGATTGCAAATAGACATATGTAGCCCTGTCGTGGACATATGTAGCCGTGACTCGAAGCGACTGTTGACGTCGGCGCCATTGGCCAACAATAGTTCGACGACAGCTTTTTCCTTCTCTATTAGGGCCAAATGTAAGGCAGTCACATCTGTCAATTTACTGCGCTTATTGAAACCCCACTGACACCTCGCTTCTATATCTGCCCCTGCCAGAAGCAGATGAGTGACTGTGGGTAGGCGGCCCATCGAACAGGCCAGGTGTAATGGCGTCACCTTCTCCTCATCCGCCATGTTGACGTCACCTCCCGCCAAGAGGAGGCCCTCGATGAGGGGGATGTGTCCACCGCGCGCTGCCAAATGTAGCGATGTCTGACCTCGCCTGTTTGTTAGATTCACGACCAATGGATCGCAGTCATTAATGTGGCTCATAAATGACAGGTGTAAATCTGgaaaaaaactgaaacattATTATTCCATTATCAAAACAGCATGAAATAATCGCAAGTTGAACTGCTTTTCAACGTAACAGGCctcaaattattttcatttcagaagCTCGTATTAATTATCGATATTTTTACATTATCCATGTAAAATTCAGAATTCCTTTCTAACACAACAAATGAACATGATGCAGACTTCTACCAACAATCCTACCGGTCAGACTTACCTCCCTTCCTAATAGGCCACTCACATGCAGAATTGACCAGGAGGAGGGCTTGAGCGGCTGCAATGTTGTTGTGCTCAGTGGCAGTGTGAAGAGCGGAGTAGCCGAATTCATTCCTACATGTCGTGTCCACGCCGTGAACGACAAGAAGGGAGAGAACTGGGAAAGCTAAGTGGTCTGCAACCGCTAGATGGAGCAGCTCATCGATTGGTTGATCGGGATCAAGACACTTGAACAGCATGGTCATGACATGGACATATCTATGAGAGGCCGCTAAACGAATGACCACGTTTCCTGCGTCGTTCCGTGTGATATCATCGGGGGTGCTCAGTGAGTCCGATGCTTCATATGGCCGTTCATGATCACTGCAGATATCGAACACCACGGGCTCCGTGATTCTCAGTTTTCCTCTGTCACGCAGATATTGGACCTTGGCATTCAACAGTTCCTGCCACAGGTCAGTTTGACCTCTAACAGCTGCCTCCACCAGAGGATTACTTTCCCGATGTTCCCACAACTCTAACTTAGTCCGGGATAGCAGAACATTCATTGTATCAAAGTGTCCACGTTGGTATGCTAGTACCAAAGCTGACTTGTCTGGCATTCCGGATGCGGTGAGTGTCCGGATATTCGGATCTGCTCCATGAAGGAGTAAAAACTCTACGATGTCCGTACGTCCTTCATCCGCCGCCACGTGCAGAGCTGTATATCCGGCCTTTTCATCCACCGTGACGCGGTGGTTGACGTCACTTCCTGTTGCCACGAGGTACCGCACCATCTGGTATTGGTTGTTAGCTACGGCTAAGGAAAGTGGAGAGACGCGGTTAGTGACGGCGTCCTTTATTATCGCTCTTCGGGATAAAAGTTCAAAGACGTCCACATCTCCGTTTAGAGATGCTATATGCATGGGTCCAAGGCGCTCTCGGGTGTACATCCATGCGTTAACTGGTACGTTGTCAGCGAGTTGAAGTGGGTCGCTATCGTGGTCAAGGAGCTCCTGAACAAGGTCACTTTCCCTCAAGACGGTTGCTAGGTGAAGAGGGGCCAATCCGTTTCCGAATTCTAGGTTACACTTTACACTAAGGTCACTCTTGGCCATCAGTAGTTTCGCTGATGGAAGCTGTCGGTGAAGGATTGCCTGGAGCAGCGGcgtcatgttgttgttgtcctgaATGTTAACGTTAGCGCCAGAACGTAAGACCAGGCGGACGACACTGAGATGGCCATGTATACAGGCCACGTGTAGTGGTGTGAGACCGTGCATGTCGCGGATGTTTACTACCGATGTGTTCATGCTGACAATCACGTTGCACAGGTAGGTATGGTTTCGCTGTGCAGCGAGATGAAGGCCTGTTCGGTCAGATGGCCCTGAGTCCTCTCCCCCTGGAAAAGTCTTCGCGCAAACGTCTGCACCACGGTCTGTCAACAGGTTGAAAGCCGACGTGTGACCAAGCGCACATGCCACGTGGATGGGAGATAATCCTTTATACTGGCCAGAAGGCGCCACCGTGTCAACATCAAATCCTTCGTCCATTAGAAACCTCATTATCGTACAGTTATTAAAGGCTGTAGCCACTGTTAAAGCCGGAGTTCCGTCCCTTGAGTGGAGATATTCGGGATCCAGAAGGCCCTTACGGGATGCTTGCTGAAGGCTCCGGATGTCGTCGGATATCACCGATCTAACGGGACCGACTTCGTCTGGGTTTGTGAAAACattcaagaagaaaaaattaatcATCAGAAGTAATACAGGTGAGGGTTAGGCTAAAATCTGTAGAGCTAATGAACTGTCAAAACGTACAAAGATAACTGATTAAATCATTGATTGTAACGTTGCTAGTTAGAAACTTAGTGTTCTCCTAAGCAAAAAATTGTGTccaaaaaaccccaaaatatcACAGGAAAGGAAAGCGAAGTGATCCAGAAACGAGTAATAATTCTTTACTCCTAATAATAGTGTAATATAATGATGGAGTAGTTAGAATACATTGTGAATAACTAAGATTCCATGGTTTGGCAGAAGTTCCATTTAAGCAGCATTATCAACTTCCTGGTGGTAAGATTGGCCTCTTACAACGAGATAGGATAGTCGTATGAAATTGTCGAAAGAAATGTTTAATCCTAAGAGTGCAAGAGAAAAAGGGAAAGagaataacagaataaaatgaAAGATGTCACGACTTGTAGCCATTTTTCCCTGAAGGGAATAAAATTATAAGAATAAGATTAAAGGGCATCGTCGACAGGAGAGTATTTTGGCGGAACGAACTGTAAGGCTTCCGTCAAAAGCAGTATTGTAGAGTTATTAGTAAACAACCCAATTCTTGGCCTTATAACAAAACACTTACTTAGTAACGAAAACGAAGGTAACACCGATATGCACCCCAAATCCTTCCTTGGCGTTACACTCTTTGAAGAC
This DNA window, taken from Liolophura sinensis isolate JHLJ2023 chromosome 11, CUHK_Ljap_v2, whole genome shotgun sequence, encodes the following:
- the LOC135478197 gene encoding putative ankyrin repeat protein RF_0381; translated protein: MNTSVVNIRDMHGLTPLHVACIHGHLSVVRLVLRSGANVNIQDNNNMTPLLQAILHRQLPSAKLLMAKSDLSVKCNLEFGNGLAPLHLATVLRESDLVQELLDHDSDPLQLADNVPVNAWMYTRERLGPMHIASLNGDVDVFELLSRRAIIKDAVTNRVSPLSLAVANNQYQMVRYLVATGSDVNHRVTVDEKAGYTALHVAADEGRTDIVEFLLLHGADPNIRTLTASGMPDKSALVLAYQRGHFDTMNVLLSRTKLELWEHRESNPLVEAAVRGQTDLWQELLNAKVQYLRDRGKLRITEPVVFDICSDHERPYEASDSLSTPDDITRNDAGNVVIRLAASHRYVHVMTMLFKCLDPDQPIDELLHLAVADHLAFPVLSLLVVHGVDTTCRNEFGYSALHTATEHNNIAAAQALLLVNSACEWPIRKGDLHLSFMSHINDCDPLVVNLTNRRGQTSLHLAARGGHIPLIEGLLLAGGDVNMADEEKVTPLHLACSMGRLPTVTHLLLAGADIEARCQWGFNKRSKLTDVTALHLALIEKEKAVVELLLANGADVNSRFESRLHMSTTGLHMSICNREWDDVRLLLWAGSSTNIAGRDRSTPLVEALKRQSPLDITKELLKCGADPNAVSGDDITAPLTFPLETLVNTQFVSGRLNLLLNYGADINRKAADGKTVLHKIVQHLSTGNRDTRNLETLLKLSRDMERHIRAADIQGLSEQLRCSVCDFTSADCDGNTILYTALNGDNDACAKLILKYWENQVVTNGSGDSLLRVAVQKRSPTIVRRLIELGCDIHDTKAWAEVLKSADEEMIRIFSEFAQGVDIILPLNSELTVYGNLLHYALLRSSEICFSTILSLKLAHINAMDSLGRTPFYLAVAEKRHSAALTLLAAGASVRKALEYREPTGRDLLHTVVCNSQKMFLSLLVLHTPDIDRTAARFEEEQDVTALHMAAIIGRPDVVDILLRAGSDVTRLTASGKDASLLATERGHEVIRQDLDSHPKRENNASKALNLPLSVAERELILCPRFEDVNNDIGKYTFR